A part of Haemorhous mexicanus isolate bHaeMex1 chromosome 25, bHaeMex1.pri, whole genome shotgun sequence genomic DNA contains:
- the PPIL1 gene encoding peptidyl-prolyl cis-trans isomerase-like 1 isoform X2, producing the protein MMGPLVLELYWQHAPRTCKNFAELSRRGYYNGTKFHRIIKDFMVQGGDPTGTGRGGASIYGKQFEDELHPDLKFTGAGILAMANAGPDTNGSQFFLTLGPAQWLDGKHSIFGRVCQGMGVLGRLAMVETNSQDRPLDDVKVIKAYPSG; encoded by the exons AT GATGGGCCCACTTGTGCTGGAACTGTACTGGCAACACGCCCCCCGCACCTGCAAGAACTTTGCTGAGCTGAGCCGCCGTGGGTACTACAACGGCACCAAGTTCCATCGCATCATCAAGGACTTCATGGTGCAGGGAGGGGACCCCACGGGTACTG GCCGTGGTGGCGCCTCCATCTACGGGAAACAGTTTGAGGACGAGCTGCACCCTGACCTGAAGTTCACTG GTGCCGGGATCCTGGCAATGGCCAATGCAGGGCCGGACACCAATGGAAGCCAGTTTTTCCTGACACTGGGCCCAGCACAGTGGCTGGATGGGAAGCACAGCATTTTTGGGAGGGTGTGCCAAGGAATGGGGGTGCTGGGGCGCCTAGCCATGGTGGAGACCAACTCCCAGGACCGACCCCTCGACGATGTAAAGGTCATCAAGGCGTATCCCTCGGGATAG
- the LOC132338303 gene encoding LOW QUALITY PROTEIN: copine-5-like (The sequence of the model RefSeq protein was modified relative to this genomic sequence to represent the inferred CDS: deleted 2 bases in 1 codon), with translation MAGLGASEPGTGPGPVPATRVELTVSCRQLLDRDTFSKSDPICVLYTQRPGSHQWREFGRTEVIDNSLNPDFLHKFVLDYCFEERQNLRFDLYDVDSKSPDLSKHDFLGQAFCTLGEIVGSAGSRLEKPLMMGTATMHSRGRRPAPAASHGGIPGKKCGTIILLAEELGNCRDVATLQFCANKLDKKDFFGKSDPFMVFYRSNEDGTFTICHKTEVVRNTLNPVWAAFAIPVRALCNGDHDRAIKVEVYDWDRDGSHDFIGEFTTSYRELARGQSHFNVYEVVNPRKKMKKKKYQNSGTVTLLSFTVEAEHTFLDYIRGGTQLNFTVAIDFTASNGNPSQPTSLHYLSPFQLNAYSLALRAVGDIIQDYDSDKMFPALGFGAKVPPDGHVSHEFPLNGDASNPACHGIAGVLEAYQRSLRHVQLYGPTNFAPVVNHVARSAATVLDGSQYFVLLIITDGVISDMAQTKEAIVNAAKLPMSIIIVGVGQAEFDAMVELDGDDIRISSRGKVAERDIVQVTNLRNEIWGPPPSPPSRVMVGGGALGSSNQPHLSWGALGGTGVEG, from the exons ATGGCGGGCCTGGGCGCCTCGGAACCGGGCACCGGACCCGGTCCTGTCCCGGCCACTCGCGTGGAACTCACGGTGTCCTGCAG gcagctcctggacagggacaccttctccAAGTCGGACCCAA TCTGTGTGCTGTACACGCAGCGTCCTGGCAGCCACCAATGGCGGGAG tttGGCCGGACTGAGGTCATTGACAATTCCCTGAATCCTGACTTCCTGCACAAGTTTGTCCTCGATTATTGCTTTGAGGAGCGGCAGAACCTGCGCTTTGACCT GTATGATGTGGATTCCAAGAGCCCTGACCTCTCCAAGCAT GATTTCCTGGGCCAGGCATTCTGCACCCTGGGGGAGATTGTGGGCTCAGCCGGCAGCCGGCTGGAGAAGCCCCTGAT gatggggacagccaCCATGCACTCCCGGGGCAGAAGAcctgccccagctgcctccCATGG TGGCATTCCGGGGAAGAAGTGTGGCACCATCATACTCCTCGCTGAAGAGTTGGGAAACTGCCGG GACGTGGCCACACTCCAGTTCTGTGCCAACAAGCTGGATAAGAAGGATTTCTTCGGAAAATCTGACCCCTTCATGGTCTTCTATCGCAGCAACGAAGACGGGAC TTTCACCATCTGCCACAAGACAGAAGTGGTGCGGAACACGCTGAACCCCGTCTGGGCAGCCTTTGCCATTCCTGTGCGTGCCCTCTGCAATGGGGATCATGACCG AGCCATCAAGGTGGAGGTATATGACTGGGACCGTGATGGCAG CCACGACTTCATCGGGGAGTTCACCACCAGCTACCGGGAGCTGGCACGAGGCCAGAGCCACTTCAATGTGTATGAG gtggTGAACCCCcggaagaagatgaagaagaagaagtacCAGAACTCGGGGACA gtgacactgctgtcctTCACTGTGGAGGCCGAGCACACCTTCCTGGACTACATCAGGGGCGG gaCCCAGCTCAACTTCACAGTGGCCATAGACTTCACGGCATCCAATG GGAACCCCTCGCAGCCCACGTCCCTGCACTACCTGAGCCCCTTCCAGCTGAATGCCTACAGCCTGGCACTGAGGGCCGTGGGGGACATCATCCAGGACTACGACAGTGACAAAATGTTCCCGGCCCTTGGCTTTGGTGCCAAGGTCCCCCCGGATGGGCACGTGTCACACGAGTTCCCACTG AATGGGGATGCATCAAACCCGGCGTGCCATGGCATTGCGGGGGTGCTGGAGGCGTATCAGCGCAGCCTGCGCCATGTCCAGCTCTACGGCCCCACCAACTTTGCCCCTGTCGTCAACCATGTTGCCCG CTCGGCAGCCACGGTGCTGGACGGATCCCAGTACTTTGTCCTCCTCATCATCACCGATGGTGTCATCTCTGACATGGCCCAGACCAAGGAGGCCATTGTCAAT GCTGCCAAATTGCCCATGTCCATTATCATCGTGGGGGTTGGCCAGGCCGAGTTCGATG CCATGGTGGAGCTGGATGGGGACGACATCCGCATCTCTTCCCGTGGGAAAGTGGCTGAGCGTGATATTGTCCAGGTAACCAACCTCAGGAATGAG ATCTGGGgaccccctcccagcccacccagCAGGGTGATGGTGGGGGGGGGTGCCCTGGGGAGCTCAAATCAGCCCCATCTCTCCTGGGGTGCACTTGGTGGGACTGGTGTGGAGGGATGA